Proteins from one Leptonema illini DSM 21528 genomic window:
- a CDS encoding 7TM diverse intracellular signaling domain-containing protein, with amino-acid sequence MRRWLFLVLLCPIQHLFAESGIEIRPALDLYTEPTELQIEEILKGSGSFHRSDEVAPNLGVLRHPVWVRFTLEKGLPPRLFLSVELPSIDQIDLYTEKDGVLHHTKTGRTVPATLREQEDRHHTFSLPYATDRENVYYLKVASEIGIALPVVVRDEEAYYRNARRDTIVQGFYFGWIAVMILYNLFLFATTGEKGHLLYAVTLFFSNLLFQLSLNGFLALYLFPSLPAVSRELHNYIYIFSLISSSALAIHLLATKRHTPRLHRSLQIGIALACIILLFSLFLPFRMINQALDHLAAVMLLLFFSSGFMCARAGYRPAVYFFVGFGAVMVGALLSLLQAMGYLPVNAVTRYAFQFTQSIEVILVGFAVADRYNLLKTESERAWSRARVQEERIRALRQELSLAGRIQGRLLQTKLPENVAVRHLPSAVIGGDLYHGHRNERGHLTLLLADVAGHGLPAALEASMLFVAFREARGGTPAQILRGIHEILSPVLPDLFITALIVEIQEKRMICASAGHPHCLILSRDQNLVLRPPVRGRPLGVGERWSETIIDLKPMDRILLFTDGLIETVARDSDEQFGTDRLRAELARTASMDLQSAADRLLTSFILYAQSEPEDDATFLLIDP; translated from the coding sequence GTGCGCCGGTGGCTTTTTCTTGTTCTGCTGTGTCCGATTCAACACCTCTTCGCCGAGTCGGGGATTGAAATTCGCCCTGCGCTGGACTTATACACCGAACCGACCGAGCTTCAGATCGAAGAGATTCTGAAAGGAAGCGGTAGCTTTCACCGTTCTGACGAAGTCGCTCCCAATCTTGGAGTTCTGCGTCACCCGGTCTGGGTACGATTCACTCTTGAAAAAGGACTTCCCCCGCGACTGTTCCTGAGCGTCGAATTGCCCTCAATCGACCAGATCGACCTGTATACCGAAAAAGACGGCGTCCTGCATCATACAAAGACCGGACGCACCGTTCCGGCAACGCTGCGCGAACAGGAGGATCGTCATCATACCTTCTCCCTGCCCTATGCAACCGATCGAGAAAACGTCTATTATCTGAAAGTGGCAAGCGAGATCGGCATCGCCCTGCCCGTCGTCGTTCGTGACGAAGAGGCGTATTACCGGAATGCGCGCCGCGATACGATCGTTCAGGGCTTTTATTTCGGATGGATCGCCGTCATGATCCTCTATAATCTCTTTCTCTTTGCGACGACAGGCGAGAAAGGACATCTGCTTTACGCCGTTACGCTCTTTTTCTCGAACCTGCTCTTTCAGCTTTCTCTAAACGGCTTCCTGGCCCTTTATCTTTTTCCGTCGCTGCCGGCGGTTTCGCGCGAGCTGCATAACTATATCTATATCTTCAGCCTGATATCGTCGAGCGCCCTTGCCATCCATCTACTTGCCACAAAGCGGCATACTCCGCGGCTGCACCGTTCTCTTCAGATAGGCATCGCCCTCGCCTGTATTATCCTGCTCTTCTCGCTCTTTCTGCCGTTCCGCATGATTAACCAGGCCCTCGATCATCTTGCCGCCGTGATGCTTCTGCTCTTCTTCTCAAGCGGCTTCATGTGCGCCCGCGCCGGCTATCGTCCGGCCGTTTATTTCTTCGTCGGCTTCGGCGCCGTCATGGTCGGAGCGCTGCTCTCGCTTCTGCAGGCGATGGGGTATCTTCCCGTAAACGCCGTCACACGCTACGCCTTTCAGTTCACTCAATCGATCGAGGTCATCCTGGTCGGATTCGCCGTCGCCGATCGCTACAATCTTCTTAAAACGGAATCGGAGCGCGCCTGGAGTCGGGCCAGGGTGCAGGAAGAGCGCATCCGCGCCCTCAGACAGGAACTCAGCCTTGCCGGCCGCATTCAGGGTCGGCTGCTACAGACAAAGCTGCCCGAGAACGTCGCCGTGCGTCACCTGCCCTCCGCCGTCATCGGAGGCGATCTCTATCACGGACATCGCAACGAACGCGGCCATCTCACCCTGCTCCTGGCCGACGTCGCCGGTCACGGTCTGCCGGCCGCCCTTGAGGCGTCGATGCTCTTCGTCGCTTTTCGCGAGGCACGAGGCGGAACACCGGCACAGATTCTCCGCGGCATTCATGAGATCCTCTCTCCGGTTCTTCCCGATCTATTTATCACGGCTCTGATCGTCGAGATACAGGAAAAGCGGATGATTTGTGCCAGCGCCGGTCATCCGCATTGCCTGATCCTCAGCCGTGATCAGAATCTGGTGTTACGGCCGCCCGTTCGTGGACGACCTCTTGGCGTCGGCGAACGCTGGTCAGAAACGATCATCGATCTCAAGCCGATGGATCGTATCTTGCTTTTTACGGACGGCCTGATCGAGACGGTGGCCCGCGACTCCGACGAGCAGTTCGGTACGGATCGTCTGCGTGCAGAGCTGGCAAGAACGGCATCTATGGATTTACAGAGCGCCGCTGACCGCTTGCTCACTTCTTTTATCCTTTACGCACAGAGCGAACCCGAGGACGATGCGACATTCCTGCTCATCGATCCCTGA
- a CDS encoding RNA polymerase sigma factor: protein MLVAMYIPGGGWMTATEMMTEEDLHQFLFEHGDRIYTYLCILCRDDDAASEALQNAYVKFIEQVRRQKVRRESAAQYLMTIARNDHFSQRRRDGRSVVLPDDTIDTAYQERASREELARELQLVLLDTIEDPSLPEDIRLVIRLRFIEEVGVDVICKETGRSQATVYRLMEKALSILADACRKAGLNLEEVGL, encoded by the coding sequence GTGCTCGTCGCGATGTACATACCGGGCGGTGGCTGGATGACGGCGACCGAGATGATGACCGAGGAGGATCTGCATCAGTTCCTCTTCGAGCATGGAGACCGTATTTATACCTATCTCTGTATCCTCTGCCGGGATGACGATGCCGCCTCTGAAGCGTTACAGAACGCCTACGTGAAGTTCATCGAACAGGTGCGCCGTCAGAAGGTGCGCCGCGAAAGCGCCGCCCAGTATCTCATGACGATTGCGCGCAACGACCACTTTTCGCAGCGCCGGCGAGATGGTCGCTCCGTCGTTCTGCCCGACGATACGATCGATACGGCCTATCAGGAGCGAGCCTCGCGAGAAGAACTGGCGCGTGAGCTACAGCTTGTGCTGCTTGATACGATCGAAGATCCGTCTCTGCCCGAAGACATACGACTTGTGATTCGATTGCGTTTTATAGAAGAGGTCGGCGTCGATGTGATCTGCAAAGAGACGGGCCGATCTCAGGCAACAGTGTATCGTTTAATGGAAAAGGCACTGAGCATCCTGGCCGATGCCTGCCGCAAGGCAGGACTGAATCTTGAGGAGGTGGGACTGTGA
- a CDS encoding FecR family protein, protein MSEQRFEDLARRILDEPSSSWPEELKGLRTQKKAMPEGLRLRLQAMNEAALQEKRQDDAKEAALESDGTSSADGKPADGRVLQMKRFRRIAAFSSLPAAAAAAVLIYFGFIYSGPDRIPTTLSYADGPVQLNAQTTEKGQDLIEGDVLSVPAEALASVEAPTVGVTLRLHGNTSLLMARLRPERLQFRLDQGSALARLQRDDSQTAKPGLAIVTETGEASVIGTVFSVEKDTQQTRLTTYEGTVSYRRRWSDLEDLPESLITESELLTRARRVFLEAKASVDKGKESVISASDFQTRLALIPALNQALNLPAVSALRNKESISKEQMDAALKAIEESLKNESTDTIVAGVQEAFGQPPEVTSLDGDSLAGRRQTMEALSVEERNRRFKEMMSKGGLDKETFRKQATELLGKAPQEIILVNGEYIFGTIFGENGKYTVYTASGVRIISPEEIEEILFE, encoded by the coding sequence GTGAGCGAACAGCGTTTCGAAGATCTTGCACGCCGCATCCTCGACGAGCCATCCTCAAGCTGGCCCGAAGAATTGAAGGGACTGCGTACTCAGAAGAAAGCCATGCCCGAGGGTCTGCGTCTGCGCCTGCAGGCGATGAATGAAGCCGCCCTGCAAGAAAAACGACAGGACGATGCAAAAGAAGCGGCCCTCGAATCGGACGGTACATCATCGGCCGACGGCAAACCGGCAGACGGTCGCGTTCTCCAGATGAAACGATTCCGTCGTATAGCAGCCTTTAGCTCTTTACCGGCTGCAGCTGCGGCGGCCGTGCTGATCTACTTCGGCTTTATCTACTCCGGCCCCGACAGGATTCCGACCACGCTGAGTTATGCAGACGGGCCCGTACAGCTCAATGCACAGACGACAGAGAAGGGCCAGGACCTCATTGAAGGCGACGTGCTTTCCGTGCCCGCAGAGGCGCTTGCCAGTGTGGAAGCTCCGACGGTGGGCGTAACGCTGCGTCTGCATGGCAACACATCTCTCCTGATGGCACGACTTCGACCTGAACGACTGCAATTCCGTCTCGATCAAGGCTCTGCTCTTGCAAGACTGCAACGCGACGATAGCCAGACGGCAAAACCCGGCCTGGCCATCGTCACCGAAACCGGCGAGGCATCGGTCATCGGAACCGTCTTCTCCGTAGAAAAAGACACGCAGCAGACAAGACTGACCACCTATGAAGGTACCGTCAGCTATCGTCGCCGCTGGTCTGATCTCGAGGATCTTCCGGAATCGCTGATTACCGAAAGCGAACTGCTGACGAGAGCTCGAAGGGTTTTTCTCGAAGCAAAGGCCAGCGTCGATAAAGGTAAAGAATCCGTTATCTCGGCCAGCGACTTCCAGACGCGTCTTGCACTTATTCCGGCACTGAATCAGGCACTGAACCTGCCGGCAGTATCCGCTTTGAGAAACAAGGAATCCATTTCTAAAGAACAGATGGATGCCGCTTTGAAAGCGATAGAGGAATCTTTGAAGAATGAAAGCACCGATACGATCGTCGCAGGCGTGCAGGAGGCGTTCGGCCAGCCGCCCGAGGTCACTTCTCTCGATGGCGATAGCCTCGCCGGTCGGCGCCAGACAATGGAAGCGCTCAGTGTCGAAGAGCGTAACCGCCGCTTCAAAGAGATGATGTCAAAGGGCGGCCTCGATAAAGAGACGTTCCGCAAACAGGCGACCGAGCTTCTTGGAAAGGCACCACAGGAAATCATCCTCGTAAACGGAGAGTACATCTTCGGCACGATCTTCGGCGAAAACGGCAAATACACTGTCTACACGGCCTCAGGCGTGCGCATCATCTCGCCCGAAGAGATCGAAGAAATCCTCTTTGAATAG
- a CDS encoding phage tail protein — protein MQPKPAILTLVRSGFFKGVGFSLGMMTTGLFAAAAAMNVFSPGEVISSAEINQNFAIAAPEGAIMAFYLAECPEGWAAADGDNGTPDLRGRFIRGMDNMGVGAANVDPQSAIRTLGHEQLDAFQGHRHSPLGQSFWGHNGGGAAGPALGSIAWAPYSTTGDPTADASGIAPRTSTETRPRNVALIYCMRKN, from the coding sequence ATGCAACCAAAACCGGCCATTCTCACCCTGGTACGCAGCGGATTCTTTAAAGGAGTCGGCTTCTCGCTCGGCATGATGACTACGGGACTTTTTGCCGCCGCAGCGGCAATGAACGTCTTCTCACCCGGCGAGGTCATCAGCTCGGCCGAGATCAACCAGAACTTCGCCATCGCCGCCCCTGAAGGCGCCATCATGGCCTTCTATCTTGCAGAATGCCCTGAAGGATGGGCAGCGGCCGATGGTGACAATGGCACGCCCGATCTGCGCGGACGTTTTATTCGCGGCATGGATAACATGGGTGTCGGAGCGGCAAACGTTGACCCGCAATCAGCGATACGCACTCTCGGCCACGAACAGCTGGATGCGTTCCAGGGGCATCGGCACTCCCCGCTGGGGCAGTCTTTCTGGGGCCATAACGGGGGAGGTGCAGCCGGACCGGCACTCGGATCAATCGCCTGGGCACCCTATTCCACCACAGGCGACCCAACTGCTGATGCTTCAGGCATCGCGCCCCGCACATCCACAGAAACCCGCCCGCGTAACGTAGCGCTGATTTACTGCATGCGTAAAAACTGA
- a CDS encoding IS5-like element ISLil2 family transposase codes for MARKKAETQTEAKEKTRYRVKNWREYNQALVNRGSLTVWISDDISTTWAAEYRHRGRGHQPVYSDQAIEFMLTLRGLFKFPLRQTTGFVRSLFTMLKLDLQVPDYSQVCRRQAGIKMKPINASKAMKKGVDLVMDSTGLKVYGDGEWMTRKHGPSKRRTWRKLHIGIDVNSGEIVYAELTSNNEDSGDSKEAVKAMRDLISSGVKIKSFRGDGAYDTHAVYNTARINGINVIVPPREHAVTLDEKYSNAERFKISWQRDDTIRAVREKTRAAWKKESDYHKRSLVEMTFFRYKTVFGERMAARNFPNQQAEVLLRSRLLNKLNQLGKPVSVPIKT; via the coding sequence ATGGCCCGGAAAAAAGCTGAAACACAGACCGAAGCAAAAGAGAAAACACGTTATCGTGTAAAGAACTGGCGGGAATATAACCAGGCCCTCGTGAACCGGGGAAGCCTGACCGTATGGATCTCAGATGATATCAGCACGACCTGGGCAGCGGAATACCGTCATAGAGGACGCGGCCATCAGCCTGTTTATTCGGACCAGGCAATTGAGTTCATGCTGACTCTCCGGGGCCTGTTCAAATTCCCTCTTCGCCAGACCACCGGTTTTGTAAGGTCGCTATTCACGATGCTAAAGCTGGATCTGCAAGTGCCCGATTATTCACAGGTTTGCAGAAGACAGGCGGGGATCAAGATGAAGCCGATCAATGCCTCAAAGGCTATGAAAAAAGGCGTGGATCTGGTTATGGATTCGACGGGGCTGAAAGTCTATGGCGACGGTGAATGGATGACCAGAAAGCATGGTCCCTCAAAACGTCGTACGTGGCGAAAACTGCATATCGGAATCGACGTTAATTCCGGCGAGATAGTTTATGCCGAGTTAACAAGCAATAATGAGGATAGCGGCGACAGCAAAGAAGCGGTAAAGGCGATGCGAGATTTGATTTCGTCAGGCGTGAAAATAAAGTCGTTCAGGGGCGACGGAGCCTATGATACTCATGCTGTTTACAATACCGCCCGCATCAACGGAATCAATGTGATCGTTCCACCCCGCGAACATGCAGTGACGCTCGATGAAAAGTATTCAAATGCGGAAAGGTTCAAGATATCCTGGCAGAGGGATGATACTATCAGGGCTGTGAGAGAGAAGACCCGAGCAGCATGGAAGAAGGAAAGCGACTATCATAAGCGATCACTCGTAGAAATGACTTTCTTTCGTTACAAAACAGTATTCGGAGAAAGGATGGCCGCTCGTAATTTCCCAAACCAGCAAGCCGAAGTTCTCTTGAGAAGCCGGTTGTTGAACAAGCTCAATCAGCTCGGCAAGCCCGTTTCTGTTCCGATAAAAACCTGA
- a CDS encoding phage tail protein, with amino-acid sequence MIERSTLKSFKQGVARGLGIGIGISIALATTTLFAAAAAMKVFSAGEVISAAELNRNFTMAAPEGEVSAFYLSDCPEGWTIADGTNGTPDLRGRFIRGMDNMGVGAANVDPQSAIRTLGHEQMDAFQGHRHSPLGGSFWGHTAPGSYGPASGAYYWGSSSKTGDPTADASGIAPRTSTETRPRNVALIYCMRQN; translated from the coding sequence ATGATAGAACGTTCTACTCTTAAATCATTCAAGCAAGGCGTGGCGAGAGGCCTTGGAATCGGCATCGGTATCAGCATCGCCCTTGCCACAACGACGCTCTTTGCCGCAGCCGCTGCCATGAAGGTCTTCTCAGCCGGCGAGGTGATCAGCGCCGCCGAACTCAATCGCAATTTTACGATGGCAGCACCGGAGGGTGAGGTTTCGGCTTTCTATCTCTCTGATTGCCCCGAAGGCTGGACCATCGCCGACGGCACAAACGGCACGCCCGATCTGCGAGGACGCTTTATTCGCGGTATGGATAACATGGGCGTTGGAGCGGCTAACGTTGACCCGCAATCAGCGATACGCACACTCGGTCACGAACAGATGGATGCGTTTCAGGGGCACCGTCATTCGCCCCTGGGAGGTTCTTTTTGGGGGCACACTGCTCCTGGATCTTATGGACCTGCCAGTGGTGCCTATTATTGGGGATCGTCTTCCAAGACAGGTGACCCAACTGCTGATGCTTCAGGCATCGCACCCCGCACATCTACAGAAACCCGCCCGCGTAACGTAGCGCTGATCTACTGCATGCGCCAGAACTGA
- a CDS encoding IS5-like element ISLil3 family transposase, whose amino-acid sequence MSALRIKGKQDPKVPYRVLNWRDYNRGLVKRGDLCLWIEDGIEDRWYSVETPNRRGRRDKYSDAAIECVLVLKSLFGLPLRQTTGLLASLFKLSGLDLEVPDYSRISRRQGRLSPSIKLPKGIRSKPIHLVLDGTGLKVFGEGEWKVREHGAGKRRTWRKLHLAIDAGSGQILTALLTQRDTHDAEPAPDIIRSLVKQGYDIKDFRGDGAYDAHRVFLTCLQHGIKAIIPSREGAILSSEKYENAMDNTWPRDEIVKRIREIGKGGWKTESGYFKRSLVEMAIYRYKRTFGDRLSARNLENQRVEVALRASMLNKMIKTAKPKTEKRIR is encoded by the coding sequence ATGAGCGCATTGCGGATAAAGGGAAAGCAAGATCCAAAGGTTCCCTATCGAGTTCTGAACTGGAGAGATTACAACAGAGGGCTCGTTAAGCGAGGGGATCTCTGTCTCTGGATAGAGGATGGAATTGAGGATCGCTGGTATTCCGTGGAAACACCGAATCGCCGGGGAAGAAGAGATAAATACTCTGATGCTGCTATTGAATGCGTTCTCGTTTTGAAGAGTCTCTTCGGGCTGCCTCTACGGCAAACAACGGGGCTGCTGGCATCGCTTTTCAAGCTCTCCGGATTGGATCTGGAAGTACCGGATTACAGTCGAATCTCACGCAGACAGGGTCGGCTCTCCCCTTCTATCAAATTGCCGAAGGGAATCCGATCAAAACCAATTCATCTTGTACTCGACGGAACGGGGCTCAAGGTTTTCGGCGAAGGCGAATGGAAAGTTCGCGAGCACGGTGCGGGGAAACGAAGGACATGGCGCAAGCTTCATCTTGCCATTGATGCAGGTAGCGGACAGATACTGACTGCGTTACTAACCCAGCGTGATACTCACGATGCGGAGCCCGCACCCGATATCATTCGATCACTCGTAAAGCAAGGCTATGACATAAAGGATTTTCGCGGGGATGGAGCGTACGATGCTCATAGAGTGTTTCTGACATGCTTGCAGCATGGAATCAAAGCCATTATTCCAAGCAGGGAAGGAGCCATTCTATCAAGCGAAAAATACGAGAATGCCATGGATAATACCTGGCCACGCGATGAAATCGTGAAAAGAATTCGGGAAATCGGAAAAGGAGGTTGGAAGACAGAGAGCGGATATTTCAAACGATCACTTGTAGAAATGGCAATCTATCGCTACAAGCGAACGTTCGGTGACCGCCTGAGCGCTCGTAACCTTGAGAACCAGCGGGTAGAGGTCGCTTTGCGGGCCTCTATGCTTAACAAAATGATCAAGACGGCTAAACCGAAAACAGAGAAGCGGATCAGGTAA
- a CDS encoding phage tail protein — MSLIADDQNSSDRELAGLLSSSGHRRIKSDRPDAHLRCSLLGATGSMQGKEKAMTDRSTLKTFKQGLVKGLGIGAGVSIALVTTTLFAAAAAMKVFSAGEVISAADLNRNFTMAAPEGAVMAFYLGSCPDGWTPADGSPGTPDLRGRFIRGLNDFGSGAATVDPQGTRALGSVQTDAFQGHKHNVLLTAGAVDGNGGNPFSGLAAPTALASVGLSQLGETGTPLDAFYGLPRIANETRPVNVGLIYCVRKN; from the coding sequence ATGTCGCTGATTGCCGACGATCAAAATTCCAGCGATAGAGAGCTCGCCGGACTCCTCTCATCAAGCGGCCACCGACGCATAAAAAGCGATCGACCGGACGCCCACCTTCGCTGTAGCCTTCTTGGAGCCACTGGCTCGATGCAGGGCAAAGAGAAAGCCATGACAGACCGTTCTACTCTTAAAACATTCAAACAGGGACTTGTAAAAGGCCTCGGTATTGGCGCCGGTGTCAGCATCGCCCTTGTCACAACAACACTCTTTGCCGCCGCCGCTGCCATGAAGGTCTTCTCAGCCGGCGAGGTAATCAGTGCCGCCGACCTCAATCGCAATTTTACGATGGCAGCGCCGGAAGGAGCCGTGATGGCGTTTTATCTGGGCTCTTGCCCCGATGGGTGGACGCCGGCCGATGGATCGCCGGGGACTCCCGACCTGAGAGGACGTTTTATTCGCGGACTGAACGACTTCGGATCAGGCGCTGCCACGGTCGATCCACAGGGTACACGGGCGTTAGGCAGCGTGCAAACGGACGCCTTTCAGGGGCATAAGCATAATGTGCTTCTGACGGCCGGTGCAGTTGATGGTAACGGAGGAAACCCCTTTAGCGGTCTTGCCGCCCCTACTGCTCTTGCCAGTGTCGGCCTGAGCCAACTTGGCGAAACAGGTACACCTCTGGATGCTTTCTATGGATTACCTCGCATCGCCAACGAAACCCGTCCTGTTAACGTCGGATTAATCTATTGTGTTCGTAAGAACTGA
- a CDS encoding MBL fold metallo-hydrolase, protein MIRRLISICCLACCFALAATISLACLRIPSGEPELLLLRYGISDYPENRIREGGRGQMIPFAWDFYLIRQGDQVILIDTGFSEQYLPGYREMFRLTEYGEPVDLLARAGFAPSDITGIILTHSHFDHAGSLPDFLQSEAIVYISEKEWRGFQAVKRDAVIRETMTALFAQGRLRLIGADPFSVPDTSLLLEESGGHTIGSLTALYRDTERLWRFSGDECYTTDLCLAGIGLPEEACYSREKNRAAIDRMGREYQNHDGARIFTMHDRSGPVGGVGVYRFDGNQFLRTQ, encoded by the coding sequence TTGATCCGCCGCCTTATCTCTATCTGTTGTCTTGCCTGTTGTTTCGCTCTCGCCGCGACGATCAGCCTCGCATGCCTGCGCATCCCCTCCGGCGAGCCCGAGCTGCTTCTTCTGCGCTACGGTATAAGCGACTATCCCGAGAATCGCATTCGCGAAGGCGGCCGCGGCCAGATGATCCCGTTCGCCTGGGATTTCTATCTCATCAGGCAGGGGGATCAGGTCATCCTGATCGACACCGGCTTTTCGGAGCAGTATCTTCCCGGCTACAGGGAGATGTTCCGATTAACCGAATATGGCGAGCCCGTCGACCTGCTTGCCCGGGCCGGATTTGCGCCATCGGATATCACAGGCATCATACTCACACATTCGCATTTCGACCATGCCGGATCGCTTCCAGATTTTCTTCAGAGTGAGGCCATCGTCTATATAAGCGAGAAAGAATGGCGCGGGTTTCAGGCTGTGAAGCGCGACGCAGTTATACGCGAGACCATGACCGCGCTTTTCGCTCAGGGGCGTCTGCGTCTCATCGGCGCCGATCCGTTTTCTGTGCCCGACACATCCCTTTTACTGGAAGAATCAGGCGGGCACACCATCGGATCGCTAACGGCGCTCTATCGAGACACAGAACGCCTGTGGCGTTTCTCGGGAGACGAATGCTATACGACGGACCTCTGTCTGGCAGGAATCGGACTCCCGGAAGAAGCCTGTTATTCGAGAGAGAAGAATAGGGCGGCTATCGATCGCATGGGAAGAGAATATCAAAACCACGATGGCGCCCGGATCTTCACAATGCATGACCGTTCGGGTCCTGTCGGTGGTGTGGGCGTGTACCGTTTCGACGGGAATCAGTTCTTACGAACACAATAG
- a CDS encoding D-sedoheptulose-7-phosphate isomerase, whose amino-acid sequence MNNHDLIVRHIQDSIAVKQRVIESCLPATEKAGQILSEALKQGGKVLICGNGGSAADAQHLATELVIRYRSGHERRSLPAMSLAADSSALTACANDYGFDRVFARQVEGHGAAGDVLWGITTSGNSENILQAFIEAKQRGMKTILFTGSTGGRIMKHASDRVDAAICIPSEDTARIQECHIMIGQILCAVIEKELFQLIS is encoded by the coding sequence ATGAACAACCACGATCTGATCGTCCGACACATCCAGGATTCCATTGCGGTAAAACAGCGAGTGATCGAAAGCTGCCTGCCGGCTACGGAAAAGGCCGGTCAGATCCTCTCTGAGGCGCTGAAACAGGGCGGCAAGGTGCTGATCTGTGGAAACGGCGGCTCGGCCGCCGACGCCCAGCATCTGGCGACGGAGCTTGTCATCCGCTACCGATCCGGCCACGAACGCCGCTCTCTGCCGGCGATGTCTCTGGCCGCCGATTCGAGCGCCCTGACGGCCTGTGCCAACGACTACGGCTTTGATCGCGTCTTTGCCCGTCAGGTAGAAGGACATGGCGCCGCGGGCGACGTGCTCTGGGGCATCACGACGTCGGGCAACTCCGAGAACATCTTACAGGCCTTTATCGAAGCGAAGCAGCGTGGGATGAAGACGATTCTATTTACGGGATCGACAGGCGGGCGTATCATGAAACATGCCTCTGATCGTGTGGATGCAGCGATCTGTATTCCCTCTGAAGATACGGCGCGCATCCAGGAATGCCATATTATGATCGGCCAGATCCTCTGCGCCGTCATCGAAAAAGAACTCTTTCAGTTAATCAGTTAA
- a CDS encoding ROK family protein: MKQACLGMDLGGSNLFSVAYDTTSGEPVLESKIDTEARSGYAHVIARIASQITEIERRLQDTGYTVTAIGLGVPGAVDADHGLIHIAPNLDWHGVHLVADLPVTDEIRKKIRLINDVNAGLFGELREINPVPACAVAYFCGTGIGGAIAFHGQLLTGVGGSAGEVGHMVIRKGGKRCQCGRRGCLEAYIGKWALNARIQRALIKNKATSLKQMIDYDLTKIPIKSATLKKAYAKRDSFTRKLLERHYAAYLAAGISQTVNLLSPDVVILGGGVMEALGDALLPAVYDRLEKHCLASVPTLRLATLGDYAGTKGAAYYAAGQMAASGVV; encoded by the coding sequence ATGAAACAGGCCTGTTTGGGAATGGATCTTGGCGGCTCGAATCTCTTCTCGGTCGCCTACGACACGACTTCAGGCGAGCCCGTCCTTGAATCGAAGATCGACACCGAGGCCCGAAGCGGGTATGCTCATGTCATCGCCCGTATCGCATCGCAGATCACTGAAATCGAACGACGTCTGCAAGACACCGGTTATACAGTCACCGCCATCGGACTCGGCGTTCCTGGAGCCGTTGATGCCGATCATGGACTCATCCATATCGCACCGAACCTGGACTGGCATGGCGTTCACCTTGTCGCCGACCTGCCCGTCACAGACGAGATACGCAAAAAGATACGGTTGATCAACGACGTGAACGCCGGGTTATTCGGCGAGCTGCGCGAGATAAACCCCGTTCCGGCATGTGCGGTCGCCTATTTCTGCGGCACCGGCATCGGCGGCGCCATCGCCTTTCACGGGCAGCTGCTTACCGGCGTCGGCGGATCGGCGGGCGAGGTCGGGCACATGGTGATTCGCAAAGGCGGCAAGCGCTGTCAGTGCGGGCGCCGGGGATGCCTTGAGGCCTACATCGGCAAATGGGCTCTGAATGCTCGCATCCAGCGAGCCCTGATCAAGAACAAAGCGACGTCGCTCAAACAGATGATCGATTACGATCTTACAAAGATACCGATCAAGTCGGCCACTTTGAAAAAGGCCTACGCCAAACGAGACTCGTTCACACGCAAACTGCTCGAACGCCACTATGCCGCTTATCTCGCCGCCGGCATCAGTCAGACGGTGAACCTTCTCTCGCCCGACGTCGTTATCCTCGGAGGCGGCGTGATGGAGGCGCTTGGCGACGCCCTGCTGCCGGCCGTCTATGATCGCCTCGAAAAACACTGCCTTGCCTCGGTGCCGACGCTGCGCCTGGCCACGCTGGGCGACTATGCCGGAACAAAAGGAGCGGCGTATTATGCCGCCGGGCAGATGGCTGCATCCGGTGTGGTTTGA